In one window of Kosmotoga pacifica DNA:
- a CDS encoding glycosyl transferase, whose translation MYAVPEEIQPRLSEFKGTKIVVGIPSYNNAETIAYVAEVAARGIEEYFGGKGLIVNSDGGSTDGTIDAFLKADTGNIGKLAFQYIGLPGKGSAMRSVMEIAAELRASVTIFLDSDLRSVQPWWLERLGMPIIEGKTSYITPYYIRHKYDGTITNNICYPLTSALYGLEIRQPIGGDFGVGLEMIDIYMNKPNEIWKTDVAKFGIDIWMTTTAINESKFKPMQAALGAKIHDVKDPGKHLGPMFSQVVGTLFSLVEQYNENWTKVSKIEETEIYGDIPDVTPEPLEVDLNNLITKTKSGIEENLALAEKIMPSSVLKTYKDISNTGKLNEEDWVSLIYELASLYRKRELRESIIKLLIPAYFGRVADFVEKTLDLSTVEAEEKIKEMMNLFLKRKGEFVRKW comes from the coding sequence ATGTATGCTGTACCAGAAGAGATCCAGCCGAGATTGAGTGAATTCAAAGGAACAAAAATTGTCGTGGGAATTCCCAGTTATAACAACGCAGAAACCATAGCCTATGTTGCCGAAGTCGCCGCACGTGGCATCGAAGAATATTTCGGAGGAAAAGGTCTGATCGTTAATTCAGACGGTGGTTCTACCGATGGTACAATAGACGCATTCTTGAAAGCAGACACAGGAAATATCGGCAAGCTAGCCTTTCAGTATATAGGCCTGCCTGGTAAAGGAAGCGCTATGAGATCCGTGATGGAAATCGCTGCTGAATTGCGCGCATCGGTCACTATATTTCTAGACTCAGATCTGAGGAGTGTGCAACCATGGTGGCTGGAAAGGCTTGGGATGCCTATCATTGAAGGCAAAACGTCATATATCACTCCCTATTACATCAGACACAAATACGATGGTACAATAACTAATAATATATGTTATCCGTTGACATCAGCTTTATACGGACTGGAGATACGCCAGCCCATCGGTGGTGATTTTGGTGTCGGCCTGGAAATGATCGATATATATATGAACAAACCCAACGAAATCTGGAAAACTGATGTGGCAAAATTTGGTATCGATATCTGGATGACAACGACCGCCATAAATGAATCAAAATTCAAACCGATGCAAGCGGCTCTCGGTGCGAAAATTCACGATGTTAAAGACCCTGGTAAGCATCTTGGCCCTATGTTCAGTCAGGTTGTGGGAACACTGTTTTCGTTGGTCGAGCAATACAATGAAAACTGGACGAAAGTTTCAAAGATCGAAGAAACGGAAATTTACGGGGATATCCCGGACGTTACCCCCGAACCATTAGAAGTCGATTTGAACAACCTGATCACCAAAACAAAGTCAGGTATTGAAGAAAATCTCGCTTTGGCAGAAAAAATAATGCCTTCATCAGTGTTAAAGACATATAAGGACATATCAAACACCGGAAAACTGAATGAGGAAGATTGGGTGAGCCTCATATACGAACTGGCAAGTCTTTACAGGAAACGTGAGCTTCGAGAATCCATAATTAAGTTACTCATCCCGGCCTATTTTGGCAGGGTAGCTGACTTTGTCGAGAAAACCCTCGACCTTTCCACAGTCGAAGCCGAGGAAAAAATAAAAGAGATGATGAATTTATTCCTCAAAAGAAAGGGCGAGTTCGTCAGGAAGTGGTGA
- a CDS encoding carbohydrate ABC transporter permease — protein MVNKKNIAKKTGFYILVILLVIFVAYPFVWMLSISLRYDTDAFEPGIIPKRPTLRQFGELLGIVKSIREEMSQEEQQMMELIKDLPPEQQEAFLAEIGIQRKKETFPFIRFFKNSLFLAGVSALISLIIAIFGAYSFSRLEYKGRGVIQRGVLVVYLFGGTILAVPLYQIFVKLGLFGSGTRSYLALIIIYIVQTLPVSLYMLGNYFRTIPYSIEEAAIIDGCSRLQAIFKVVVPLSLPAIVTVYIYAFMIGWNEFLFASIFVRSYPEFYTLPIGLNELFYSTHAIWGKMMAASVVTALPVVIMFTMMERYLTGGLTVGGVKE, from the coding sequence ATGGTGAACAAGAAAAATATAGCCAAGAAAACTGGCTTCTATATACTCGTAATACTTCTGGTGATATTCGTAGCCTATCCCTTTGTATGGATGCTGTCTATTTCTTTAAGGTATGACACAGACGCCTTCGAACCCGGAATAATACCCAAAAGGCCCACTTTGAGACAGTTTGGTGAACTTCTCGGGATTGTTAAATCCATAAGAGAAGAGATGTCTCAGGAAGAACAACAAATGATGGAATTGATTAAAGACCTGCCACCAGAACAGCAGGAGGCATTTCTTGCAGAGATCGGCATTCAGAGAAAAAAAGAAACATTCCCGTTCATCAGATTTTTTAAGAACAGTCTCTTTCTGGCCGGTGTTTCAGCATTGATCAGTCTTATCATTGCTATATTTGGCGCTTACTCCTTCAGCAGACTCGAATACAAGGGAAGAGGTGTGATTCAACGTGGTGTACTTGTCGTATACCTATTCGGCGGTACGATACTCGCTGTACCCTTATACCAGATCTTTGTAAAACTCGGTCTTTTTGGCTCGGGAACACGTTCATACCTGGCTCTTATCATTATATATATTGTCCAAACGCTACCCGTTTCCCTATATATGCTTGGAAATTACTTCAGAACCATACCTTATTCCATCGAAGAAGCGGCCATTATTGATGGATGCAGTCGATTACAGGCTATCTTCAAGGTTGTCGTCCCACTATCGTTACCCGCAATCGTTACGGTTTACATATACGCCTTCATGATAGGCTGGAATGAATTTCTCTTCGCATCAATTTTCGTTAGATCCTATCCAGAGTTCTATACTCTCCCAATTGGTTTGAATGAATTGTTCTATTCTACGCACGCTATATGGGGAAAGATGATGGCTGCCTCTGTGGTGACAGCCCTGCCTGTGGTAATAATGTTCACAATGATGGAGAGATATCTGACGGGAGGTTTGACCGTTGGGGGCGTGAAGGAATAA
- a CDS encoding carbohydrate ABC transporter permease, with protein sequence MTQSVQVGTLKKKESAFGWKLILPTIIIIAALVIYPVIYNVYLSFFDVSISPDKPNQFIGLQNYVNVLTDPDFWNSFLKTVLFTIFTVVGSILAGLVVALMMNRNFIGRSFVRALLLLPYITPLIAIVFAWRYIFLPMDGPLIRLLATIGIIDPGVDLINNPNNAFVVVTMFNIWRNFPFVYLMILSRLQSISKTLYEAAEIDGANVWQKFKNITLPELYFVIGSVALLRGIWNFYKFDEVYLMSKFAGTLPIYIYERAFTGIPAQGTAAAIATILFVIMVVLIGFYVKKVLKW encoded by the coding sequence ATGACGCAATCGGTCCAGGTTGGTACACTCAAGAAAAAAGAAAGTGCTTTCGGATGGAAGCTGATTCTTCCTACGATCATTATCATTGCTGCGTTGGTAATATATCCGGTAATATACAATGTATATTTGAGTTTTTTTGATGTTTCCATCAGTCCTGATAAACCCAATCAATTCATCGGACTCCAGAATTATGTAAATGTTTTGACCGATCCTGACTTCTGGAATTCGTTCCTCAAAACAGTACTTTTCACCATCTTCACCGTTGTGGGAAGTATACTCGCGGGACTCGTTGTCGCGTTGATGATGAACAGGAATTTCATCGGTAGGTCCTTTGTCAGAGCACTTCTTTTACTGCCGTATATTACACCTCTGATTGCCATTGTTTTCGCTTGGCGTTATATTTTTCTTCCAATGGATGGCCCGCTAATAAGGCTTCTAGCTACCATAGGTATCATAGACCCTGGTGTTGATCTGATAAACAATCCGAACAACGCCTTTGTGGTTGTTACCATGTTTAATATTTGGAGGAACTTCCCTTTCGTTTACCTCATGATTCTTTCAAGACTCCAGTCAATATCCAAAACGCTTTATGAAGCCGCCGAAATCGATGGCGCAAATGTCTGGCAGAAGTTCAAAAACATCACTTTGCCTGAACTTTATTTTGTCATAGGCTCGGTTGCCCTTCTTAGAGGGATATGGAACTTTTACAAGTTTGACGAAGTGTATCTCATGTCTAAATTTGCTGGTACTCTTCCTATCTATATATACGAAAGAGCATTTACCGGGATACCTGCTCAGGGAACAGCTGCTGCTATTGCCACGATTCTCTTTGTAATAATGGTTGTTCTCATAGGCTTCTACGTAAAGAAGGTGTTGAAATGGTGA
- a CDS encoding ABC transporter substrate-binding protein → MKKVLVMILLVILVASVAFTAKITFWTTEVESNRLQRIRTLATLFKIKYGVEVEVVPVEENDLLRQIPIAKASGTLPDVVEAGIEPILLLGSEGLLAEKLATDIIDEFGDVYTGASRLLSNGKGGFYAVPFHAWVQGIWYRKDMFEAKGLDAPITWDNILKAAKELHDPDNGVYGIILPKKADAYAEQVFTEVALANGARPLDLNGNIMFNTPEMIEAFRFYKELGKYSKPGFTTVLDALKGYLSGEAPMIFYSTYIMDDIAVEEVQRGRINKFNPQLVENTGFANYMINTKPSSYGQVVALGILAGTKNRIEAKQFVKFLMTGSNYIYWLHMAPGGMNPTRKSVAADPKFLENPVLERYGSEKIQEIISALENIERFDFFEGHVLTDMSKISGAFIIGKAINYMFANDWTPEETAEWAQKEAEKILGK, encoded by the coding sequence ATGAAGAAAGTCCTTGTAATGATTCTTTTGGTAATTCTGGTTGCTAGTGTTGCTTTCACAGCAAAAATCACTTTCTGGACGACTGAAGTTGAAAGCAACAGGCTTCAGAGGATCAGGACCCTTGCCACGCTCTTCAAGATTAAATATGGCGTGGAAGTAGAAGTTGTACCCGTGGAGGAAAATGATCTTCTCAGGCAGATACCCATCGCAAAAGCCTCTGGAACACTACCGGATGTCGTGGAAGCCGGCATTGAACCGATACTCCTTCTTGGAAGCGAAGGCCTCCTTGCTGAAAAGCTTGCCACCGATATCATCGATGAATTTGGCGATGTCTACACTGGTGCTTCCAGGCTCCTTTCCAATGGAAAAGGTGGATTTTATGCTGTGCCTTTCCACGCATGGGTACAAGGTATATGGTACAGAAAAGACATGTTCGAAGCCAAAGGACTCGATGCTCCAATCACTTGGGACAACATTCTCAAAGCAGCGAAGGAACTCCACGATCCAGATAACGGTGTATACGGTATAATTCTCCCAAAGAAGGCTGATGCTTACGCCGAACAGGTCTTCACAGAAGTTGCTCTCGCTAACGGCGCAAGACCTCTCGATCTGAACGGCAACATCATGTTCAACACCCCTGAAATGATCGAAGCCTTCAGGTTCTACAAAGAACTTGGGAAATATTCCAAGCCAGGCTTTACTACGGTTCTTGATGCTCTCAAGGGGTATCTCTCTGGTGAAGCTCCGATGATTTTCTACTCAACCTACATCATGGACGACATTGCCGTTGAGGAAGTACAGAGAGGAAGGATCAACAAATTCAATCCACAGCTCGTTGAAAACACAGGCTTTGCAAATTACATGATCAACACAAAGCCAAGTTCGTACGGTCAGGTAGTCGCACTTGGAATCCTTGCAGGAACGAAGAACAGGATTGAAGCAAAGCAATTCGTCAAGTTCCTCATGACTGGCAGCAATTATATCTACTGGTTGCACATGGCTCCTGGTGGAATGAACCCCACAAGGAAGTCAGTTGCCGCTGATCCGAAGTTCCTCGAAAACCCCGTTCTCGAGAGATACGGAAGCGAAAAGATCCAGGAAATAATTTCTGCTCTTGAAAACATCGAAAGGTTCGATTTCTTTGAAGGACATGTTCTTACAGACATGAGTAAGATATCTGGCGCCTTTATTATCGGCAAGGCAATCAATTACATGTTCGCCAATGATTGGACACCTGAAGAAACGGCAGAATGGGCACAGAAAGAAGCAGAGAAGATTCTCGGTAAATAA
- a CDS encoding DUF2089 domain-containing protein, with amino-acid sequence MKEKKITNCPVCGEKLVITEYHCDNCGTTIRGRFELDEIMRLSPDQLFFLKIFIKNRGNLSEVQKELNISYPTAKNRLEDIVRSMGYEVVEDEREETVKILEKLEAGELNPGEALEMLKKIKRKK; translated from the coding sequence ATGAAAGAGAAGAAGATCACTAACTGTCCCGTTTGTGGTGAAAAGCTCGTTATCACCGAATACCATTGTGACAATTGCGGGACAACGATCAGAGGAAGATTTGAACTCGATGAAATCATGAGGCTTTCTCCCGATCAGCTGTTTTTTTTGAAGATCTTCATCAAGAACCGTGGGAATCTTTCGGAGGTTCAAAAAGAGTTGAACATTTCCTATCCAACGGCAAAAAATAGGCTTGAAGACATAGTTCGGTCCATGGGATATGAAGTTGTAGAAGATGAAAGGGAAGAAACGGTGAAGATCCTTGAAAAGCTGGAAGCAGGTGAGCTTAATCCTGGAGAAGCCCTCGAAATGCTCAAAAAGATTAAAAGGAAAAAGTGA
- a CDS encoding DUF4097 family beta strand repeat-containing protein: MLREFTYDLSRIKSLKITAASADINVKSTVEKTLKVIVETDDSDYEPRIEIHGSSFELKLSKKKLLGGFLNLFEDERIESAKISVPDNVVSLNLADASGDLQIFDFDLENLKISSASGDIRIKNTASAQIDVNAVSGDIVLEATNFNNGAFKTVSGDIKVGILPPDKRSIRISTVSGDAVFIYTKIPSLELYFSSVSGEVTTDFPVNKDGKHYYTDRSGSTEKIHISSVSGDLTLKLSNSAIDLKVPVKREEEIVIDEKELDEETEKTLRLFEEGKLTEEYTRQILEVIGYTKEEIDRLLSQEKKTNDENKGGEQA, encoded by the coding sequence ATGCTTAGAGAATTTACTTATGATCTTTCTAGGATAAAGAGTTTAAAAATCACCGCAGCTTCAGCAGACATAAACGTGAAATCGACAGTTGAAAAGACACTGAAAGTAATCGTTGAGACAGATGATTCTGACTACGAGCCCCGAATAGAAATACACGGCTCGTCATTTGAACTCAAACTTTCAAAGAAAAAATTGTTAGGGGGATTTTTGAACCTGTTTGAAGATGAAAGGATCGAAAGCGCGAAGATATCAGTTCCTGACAATGTTGTGTCCTTGAACCTGGCCGATGCTTCAGGGGATCTGCAGATTTTCGATTTTGACCTTGAAAATCTGAAGATATCTTCCGCTTCGGGAGATATCAGAATAAAAAACACCGCTTCTGCGCAGATAGATGTGAACGCGGTAAGTGGTGACATAGTGCTCGAGGCAACGAATTTCAACAATGGTGCATTTAAGACCGTCTCCGGTGATATAAAAGTTGGGATACTGCCACCTGATAAGAGAAGCATCAGAATATCAACGGTCAGTGGCGATGCTGTGTTCATATACACCAAGATTCCATCACTGGAGTTATATTTTTCCAGCGTTAGTGGCGAGGTAACTACTGATTTCCCTGTCAATAAGGATGGAAAGCATTATTACACTGACCGGAGCGGAAGCACCGAAAAGATACATATTTCCAGTGTCTCAGGTGACCTGACGTTGAAGCTCTCCAACTCCGCAATAGACCTGAAAGTACCGGTAAAGAGGGAAGAAGAAATTGTTATAGATGAGAAAGAGCTGGATGAGGAGACGGAGAAGACATTAAGACTCTTTGAAGAGGGAAAGTTAACTGAAGAATATACAAGACAGATTCTCGAGGTGATAGGATACACGAAGGAAGAGATTGATCGCCTGCTGTCTCAAGAAAAGAAAACCAATGACGAAAATAAAGGTGGTGAACAGGCGTGA
- a CDS encoding cysteine hydrolase family protein: MKALLIVDLQNDFVRPDGVLYSKGIERVITPIVSLVEKFKKEKAPIITTMDWHTAHDPEFNRWPPHCVENTEGASLVKELGEALKRYEGHYTIRKRKYSAFFGTEFDELLKRLDIEEFHVVGIATNICVLFTVEELSNREYRIVIHEKGTASYDEDLHRFAIRQMKEVLGAEIT; the protein is encoded by the coding sequence ATGAAAGCTCTCTTAATCGTTGATCTCCAGAATGATTTTGTCAGACCTGACGGGGTGCTTTATTCAAAAGGAATCGAAAGGGTAATAACTCCTATTGTTTCCCTTGTGGAAAAGTTTAAGAAAGAAAAAGCGCCTATCATTACTACGATGGACTGGCATACAGCACATGATCCAGAATTTAACAGATGGCCACCACATTGTGTTGAAAACACTGAAGGAGCATCCCTTGTCAAAGAACTGGGCGAGGCTTTGAAGCGGTACGAAGGGCATTATACAATCAGAAAAAGAAAATATAGCGCTTTTTTTGGTACTGAATTCGATGAACTTTTGAAAAGGCTGGATATCGAAGAGTTTCATGTAGTCGGTATTGCTACGAATATCTGTGTTCTCTTCACCGTAGAAGAACTCAGCAACAGGGAATACAGAATTGTCATACATGAAAAAGGTACAGCTTCTTACGATGAAGATTTACACAGGTTCGCGATAAGACAGATGAAAGAAGTATTGGGAGCTGAAATCACATGA
- a CDS encoding nicotinate phosphoribosyltransferase, which produces MKKRLDPRVFKVPIDKIRAGYYSDKYFTRYVTVLKRANKATRVLYQYFPRKDAVVVGIDEALAILRFGTGYYRDDNRAEELFNEILSVEKAIQFAAWEMDKDSLVRLSEKKWALKLELNTLWVDKWEEIEVRALYDGDEAKDMEPVMTIEGDPRYFGYLETVLLGVLARASSTATAVKKVVESSRGKPILFFSARFDHFWTQATDGYAALKAGAFGVSTDANADYWGVESLGTIPHALIAAYNGSTEEAAIAFDEHIKPSVNRIVLVDWDNDVINTTYRVIGKFYEKVTGEKFILGKSDPSIVIGSGKGKVWGVRFDTSGSLRDRSVVPKDASSLGVCPELVWTARKEFDKYGMKDLRIVVSGGFDAEKIELFEKLEVPVDVYGVGSKLLKEKVDFTADVVEVNGKACAKYGREKGDLSRLSIVEKNYWENE; this is translated from the coding sequence ATGAAAAAAAGACTGGACCCGAGGGTCTTCAAAGTCCCCATCGACAAGATAAGAGCGGGATACTATTCTGACAAATATTTCACCCGCTATGTCACAGTTTTAAAGCGTGCAAACAAAGCAACGCGAGTGTTATATCAATATTTTCCCAGAAAAGATGCGGTTGTTGTCGGGATTGATGAAGCCCTCGCTATTCTAAGATTCGGGACCGGATATTACCGTGATGATAATCGTGCAGAAGAATTGTTCAACGAAATTCTGAGCGTTGAAAAAGCGATCCAGTTCGCTGCATGGGAAATGGATAAAGATTCCCTTGTTAGATTATCAGAGAAAAAGTGGGCCCTTAAGTTGGAACTCAATACCTTATGGGTGGATAAATGGGAGGAAATAGAGGTCCGAGCTCTGTACGATGGCGATGAAGCGAAGGATATGGAACCCGTGATGACCATTGAAGGAGACCCACGTTACTTCGGTTATCTTGAAACAGTTCTGCTGGGTGTCCTGGCGAGGGCTTCATCGACAGCAACAGCTGTGAAAAAGGTTGTAGAGTCATCTAGAGGAAAGCCTATACTATTCTTCAGTGCGAGGTTTGATCATTTCTGGACGCAGGCAACGGATGGTTATGCTGCGCTGAAAGCCGGTGCGTTTGGTGTTTCGACTGATGCGAATGCCGATTACTGGGGCGTTGAGAGTTTGGGTACCATTCCTCATGCCCTCATAGCCGCTTACAATGGTAGTACTGAGGAGGCAGCTATCGCCTTTGATGAACACATAAAACCTTCAGTGAACAGGATCGTTCTCGTTGACTGGGACAACGATGTTATCAACACCACATACCGGGTGATTGGAAAGTTTTATGAGAAAGTGACAGGTGAGAAGTTCATTCTTGGAAAGAGTGATCCATCCATTGTTATCGGATCTGGAAAAGGAAAAGTTTGGGGTGTGAGATTCGATACCTCGGGTAGCTTGCGTGATCGCTCCGTTGTTCCCAAGGATGCCTCTTCCCTAGGTGTTTGCCCGGAACTCGTGTGGACGGCCAGAAAGGAATTTGACAAGTACGGCATGAAGGATCTGAGGATAGTCGTCAGTGGTGGATTCGACGCCGAAAAAATCGAACTCTTTGAGAAGCTTGAGGTGCCAGTAGATGTCTATGGTGTTGGTTCAAAGTTGTTGAAGGAAAAAGTGGATTTCACCGCGGACGTTGTGGAGGTCAATGGAAAAGCCTGCGCTAAATATGGAAGGGAAAAAGGAGATCTTTCTCGACTGAGTATAGTGGAAAAGAATTATTGGGAGAACGAATAA
- the pdxS gene encoding pyridoxal 5'-phosphate synthase lyase subunit PdxS → MMEKKGTWVVKKGFAEMFKNGVIMDVTTPEQAKIAQEAGAVAVMALERVPADIRKEGGVARMADIRLIKSIMEAVSIPVMAKVRIGHIAEARILEAVGVDFIDESEVLTPADDRYHIDKNQFTVPFVCGARNLGEAVRRISEGAAMIRTKGEAGTGNIIEAVKHIRTVNEEIRKVKLMSDEELVHFGKEIGAPVEILKQVRELGRLPVVNFAAGGVATPADAALMMILGVDGVFVGSGIFKSKDPKKMSKAIVEAVLHWDDPKILAKISEDIGQPMEGKDIEELEVKLQERGW, encoded by the coding sequence ATGATGGAAAAGAAAGGCACATGGGTAGTTAAGAAAGGTTTTGCGGAGATGTTTAAGAACGGTGTGATCATGGATGTTACAACACCGGAACAAGCAAAAATTGCTCAGGAAGCCGGAGCAGTAGCAGTAATGGCACTTGAAAGAGTACCAGCTGATATCAGGAAAGAAGGCGGAGTAGCAAGAATGGCAGACATCCGCCTTATCAAAAGCATCATGGAGGCCGTATCAATACCTGTGATGGCAAAGGTCAGGATCGGGCATATAGCAGAAGCAAGAATACTGGAAGCTGTTGGAGTAGACTTCATCGACGAGTCTGAAGTTCTCACACCAGCTGACGACAGATACCATATCGACAAAAATCAGTTCACCGTTCCCTTTGTCTGTGGTGCGAGAAACCTCGGAGAAGCAGTGAGAAGAATTTCAGAAGGCGCGGCCATGATAAGAACAAAGGGAGAAGCAGGTACCGGAAATATCATTGAAGCTGTCAAGCACATAAGAACCGTTAACGAAGAAATCAGAAAAGTAAAGCTCATGTCGGACGAAGAACTCGTACACTTTGGAAAGGAAATAGGGGCCCCTGTTGAGATCCTCAAGCAGGTCAGAGAACTCGGCAGACTTCCTGTTGTCAATTTCGCTGCCGGAGGAGTTGCAACTCCTGCCGATGCCGCCCTCATGATGATTCTCGGTGTTGATGGTGTCTTTGTTGGTTCAGGTATATTCAAATCGAAAGATCCCAAGAAAATGAGTAAGGCGATTGTAGAAGCTGTTCTCCACTGGGACGACCCGAAAATACTCGCAAAGATCAGCGAGGACATTGGCCAGCCGATGGAAGGAAAAGATATCGAAGAACTCGAAGTTAAACTCCAGGAGAGGGGCTGGTAA